Proteins co-encoded in one Candidatus Kryptoniota bacterium genomic window:
- a CDS encoding adenylate/guanylate cyclase domain-containing protein produces the protein MKFLYGLFLPSLRNRLLVLTMALVVLISGSVLFIVRNEIHELTDAKLQQDFTTTYQTFKRFLALRNQRLVESCMLISELPVLKAQLSTRDPATIKDYVLNRQESPAKLVQVDLFTLTNDKGQVLFRLDHPEKFGDTLRGEPSVAAALQGKDPSSDDISIWVIDDKLYQAVTVPIFQEFLVGTLTLGNLITEQEAQSLKHDTQSDITFILGDKVAASTLSDIGQLDLLRSYLVNKADIETNLKDGKTYQREAQLNGENFLCAYSRASTGSDAVYVIAVSVDRELAAYQTIENVILGVGILALIVAIVGAFFIAQGISSPLRRLVSGTQQIRNGNYDFELQVKSKDEIGVLAESFNEMVLGLKERFLMSKFISSSTVRMIQQDGGKIHLGGERRTVTVFFSDIRGFTALSERVEPEVVIELLNTYLSKQAKIVTKHNGVVDKYVGDELVAIFEGGTMVDDAVLCAIEIQKELKNIETEYAEEIRVGIGINTGMAIVGNVGSEERMDHTVLGNNMNLGARLCSIAQAGQIIVSESSWRLLTSKDVRTKSLEAISVKGLSRPIQTYEVEY, from the coding sequence ATGAAATTTCTTTACGGGCTGTTTCTTCCCTCACTGCGCAACCGCCTTCTCGTGCTTACGATGGCTCTCGTCGTTCTCATAAGCGGTTCGGTTTTATTTATCGTCCGGAATGAAATCCACGAGCTTACGGATGCGAAGCTCCAGCAGGACTTCACGACCACTTACCAGACTTTTAAAAGGTTTCTCGCGCTTCGCAATCAGCGCCTGGTCGAGTCTTGCATGCTCATTTCTGAACTTCCCGTTCTGAAAGCGCAGCTGTCGACGCGCGATCCGGCCACAATAAAAGATTATGTGCTGAACCGCCAGGAGAGTCCCGCCAAGCTGGTACAGGTTGACCTTTTCACATTGACAAACGACAAAGGGCAGGTGCTATTCAGGCTCGACCATCCGGAGAAATTCGGCGACACTCTTCGCGGTGAGCCGTCTGTGGCCGCCGCGCTGCAGGGCAAGGACCCCTCGTCCGACGACATCTCGATCTGGGTTATCGACGATAAGCTCTACCAGGCCGTCACGGTCCCGATATTCCAGGAATTCCTTGTCGGAACGCTCACACTTGGTAACCTGATCACGGAGCAGGAAGCACAGTCGTTGAAGCACGATACACAGAGTGACATTACGTTCATACTCGGCGACAAAGTCGCCGCGTCCACGCTTTCCGACATCGGCCAGCTCGATCTTCTAAGGTCGTATCTTGTCAATAAAGCAGACATTGAAACGAATCTCAAAGACGGGAAAACTTATCAGCGCGAAGCCCAGCTGAACGGCGAGAATTTCCTTTGCGCTTATTCCCGCGCTTCGACCGGGAGCGATGCCGTATATGTGATCGCCGTCTCGGTAGACCGGGAGCTCGCCGCTTACCAGACGATCGAAAACGTCATTCTCGGTGTCGGAATTCTTGCGCTCATCGTCGCGATAGTCGGGGCGTTCTTCATCGCCCAGGGTATCTCGTCGCCGCTGAGACGCCTTGTTAGCGGTACACAGCAAATCCGGAACGGCAATTACGACTTCGAGTTGCAGGTGAAATCGAAAGACGAGATCGGAGTGCTTGCTGAATCGTTCAACGAAATGGTGCTCGGACTCAAGGAGAGATTCCTCATGTCGAAGTTCATTTCGTCCTCGACCGTGAGAATGATCCAGCAGGACGGCGGGAAGATCCATCTCGGTGGAGAAAGAAGGACCGTAACGGTATTTTTCTCCGACATCCGCGGCTTCACGGCGCTATCCGAACGCGTGGAACCGGAAGTCGTCATAGAACTTCTCAATACGTATCTCAGCAAACAGGCAAAGATTGTCACGAAACACAATGGGGTGGTCGATAAATACGTCGGCGACGAGCTGGTAGCGATATTCGAAGGTGGTACGATGGTAGACGACGCGGTACTTTGCGCAATCGAGATTCAGAAGGAGTTGAAGAACATCGAAACCGAATACGCCGAGGAGATACGCGTCGGGATCGGAATAAATACAGGGATGGCGATTGTAGGAAACGTCGGAAGCGAGGAGCGGATGGACCATACGGTCCTCGGTAATAACATGAATCTCGGCGCACGGCTGTGCTCCATCGCGCAGGCGGGACAAATAATCGTTTCCGAATCGTCGTGGAGACTCCTGACGAGCAAGGATGTGCGGACGAAATCTCTCGAGGCAATCTCCGTAAAAGGGTTGAGCAGACCGATTCAGACTTACGAAGTCGAATACTGA
- a CDS encoding radical SAM peptide maturase, CXXX-repeat target family, with protein sequence MENYIFGKNQKNWGEVVAKNVTLIVTEDCQLRCRYCYLHGKNHVNKMNWDVAKKTVDYLLCNRELFKEQSVIWDFIGGEPFLEIELIDEVSDYIKRRMYEESHPWFNSYRFSFSTNGLLYDDPRVQKYIEKNTTHLSIGITIDGTQRKHDMQRVYPNGRGSYADVIRNVPLWLSQFPNSGSKVTVAHDDLPFIFESVLHLWGLGINTVNINVVFENIWQDGDDAILEEQLVKLADYVLSNRLFTKVSASFFSDTIGQFLDCVNDNQNWCGAGRMLAVDYKGDFYPCIRFAPFSMLKRKPRCIGNCFEGIDQNKLRPFLALDRISQSSRECIECEVSRGCAWCQGLNYDEADTDTIYQRAVFICKMHKARVRANKYYWERFQRMTNEGRNFVGVEQSRSH encoded by the coding sequence ATGGAAAATTATATTTTCGGCAAGAATCAGAAGAACTGGGGGGAGGTAGTAGCTAAGAACGTTACTCTTATCGTAACCGAAGACTGCCAGCTCAGATGTCGCTACTGCTACCTTCATGGCAAGAATCATGTAAACAAAATGAATTGGGACGTTGCGAAGAAAACAGTCGACTATCTCCTTTGTAACCGGGAGTTGTTCAAGGAACAGTCGGTGATATGGGATTTCATCGGCGGTGAGCCCTTTCTGGAAATCGAACTTATCGACGAGGTCAGCGATTATATCAAGCGCCGAATGTATGAGGAATCCCACCCGTGGTTCAACAGCTATCGATTCAGCTTCTCTACCAACGGACTCTTATACGACGACCCCCGGGTGCAGAAATATATCGAAAAGAATACGACACATCTCAGTATCGGGATTACTATCGACGGCACACAACGCAAACACGACATGCAGAGAGTGTACCCGAATGGACGGGGTTCATATGCCGATGTAATAAGGAACGTCCCTCTGTGGCTATCGCAATTCCCGAACTCGGGCAGTAAAGTCACCGTCGCCCACGACGACCTACCGTTCATCTTTGAGAGCGTTCTTCACCTTTGGGGTCTAGGGATCAATACTGTTAACATCAATGTCGTCTTCGAGAATATATGGCAAGATGGCGACGACGCGATTCTAGAAGAACAACTGGTAAAGCTCGCGGACTATGTACTTTCAAACAGGCTTTTCACCAAGGTAAGCGCTTCATTCTTTTCGGATACGATCGGTCAATTCTTGGACTGTGTGAACGATAACCAGAATTGGTGCGGTGCGGGCAGAATGCTCGCCGTGGATTATAAAGGAGATTTCTACCCCTGTATCAGGTTTGCACCATTCTCCATGCTCAAGCGAAAGCCAAGGTGCATAGGAAACTGTTTCGAAGGCATTGATCAGAACAAGCTTCGACCATTTCTTGCTCTTGATAGGATTAGCCAGAGCTCCCGGGAGTGCATTGAGTGCGAAGTGTCGAGAGGATGCGCGTGGTGTCAGGGACTGAACTACGACGAAGCTGATACGGACACGATCTATCAACGGGCAGTATTTATCTGCAAAATGCATAAAGCACGAGTACGTGCCAACAAGTACTACTGGGAACGATTCCAAAGAATGACAAATGAAGGGCGTAACTTCGTGGGTGTTGAGCAATCACGTTCGCATTGA
- a CDS encoding winged helix DNA-binding domain-containing protein: MTEKEIVKSRLANQLLVGSKAKSPADVVEQLVGIHAQDYAGSELSIGVRLRGSNLIDIEEAIAEREIVRTWAMRGTLHFIAGRDMRWILKLLAPPMIIALARRYKELDLDAAIFRKAESLLSKTLSGTKQLARAELVSVLEKSGISCAGQRAVFILHRASLDRVICFGVNRDKQQTHVLFEEWVPESRQYGPEESLAQLAFRYFAGHGPATIQDFIWWSGLKSGDANTGLELARSSLEHVDNAGKRYWMPPHVSWPRVRSPVAHLLPGFDDFLLGYKDRGASLNPTHARHLQRGGMFAPFILIDGHVVGTWSKKVKRDEVIVSPQLFSPPDKATVKSITEAAQRYSKFIGLSPALVWKKSGSGFP; this comes from the coding sequence TTGACAGAAAAAGAAATAGTCAAATCCCGGCTCGCCAATCAGCTTCTTGTCGGCTCGAAGGCGAAGTCACCCGCGGATGTCGTCGAGCAGCTCGTCGGGATACATGCACAAGATTACGCAGGGAGCGAATTATCGATCGGTGTCCGGCTTCGTGGATCTAACCTTATCGACATCGAAGAAGCGATCGCCGAGAGGGAAATTGTCCGTACCTGGGCAATGCGCGGGACATTACACTTCATTGCGGGACGGGATATGCGTTGGATTCTTAAACTCCTCGCTCCGCCGATGATCATTGCACTCGCGCGCCGGTATAAGGAATTGGATTTAGACGCCGCAATATTTAGAAAGGCGGAATCTCTTCTTTCGAAAACATTGAGCGGTACAAAACAACTGGCGCGTGCGGAGTTGGTGTCCGTCCTGGAGAAGAGCGGCATTTCATGCGCAGGCCAACGCGCTGTGTTCATCCTGCACCGGGCTTCCCTTGATAGAGTTATCTGTTTCGGCGTAAATCGCGACAAACAGCAAACGCATGTCTTGTTTGAAGAGTGGGTGCCCGAGAGCAGGCAGTATGGACCCGAAGAATCTCTGGCTCAACTGGCCTTTCGATATTTCGCCGGCCACGGTCCGGCTACTATTCAGGACTTCATCTGGTGGTCGGGTCTGAAATCGGGTGACGCGAACACCGGACTCGAACTTGCGCGATCATCTCTTGAGCATGTGGACAACGCGGGCAAGAGATACTGGATGCCGCCTCACGTATCGTGGCCGAGAGTAAGATCTCCGGTCGCTCACCTCCTTCCGGGATTCGACGATTTTCTTCTGGGATACAAAGACAGGGGCGCGTCTCTCAATCCAACACACGCCAGGCATTTGCAGCGGGGAGGAATGTTCGCACCCTTCATCCTAATTGACGGCCATGTCGTGGGAACATGGTCGAAGAAAGTGAAAAGAGACGAAGTCATTGTATCACCCCAGCTTTTCTCTCCACCGGACAAGGCAACTGTAAAGTCGATTACTGAAGCGGCGCAGCGTTACTCGAAATTCATTGGGTTGTCTCCAGCACTGGTCTGGAAGAAATCTGGCAGTGGGTTTCCTTAG
- a CDS encoding WG repeat-containing protein has protein sequence MCLRFNWAEAQTPRFPIEVNGKFGYIDSWGRVAIPPVYSKGSQFSEGYCKEVFVSFYWWFYRHLTYIDPKGDSTINTDYVDGGNFSEGLTRVRNATFLGSEKWGYIDTTGHEIIEPQYLEAGDFHDGRARVMKRFSINLFNDVEKFGYIDRSGRLVVNYIYDSAGDFSGGLANVTLNGKRGFIDTTGKMIIGLDYDRVGSFSGGLAAVDVAGNWKYVNTKGETVIPGPFVNAREFHDGLALVEREGTWRFIDTTGAQPFDIRFENALFFSSGLAAVEADGLWGYIDTHGNFVIKPRFIDADSFIGGLARAEDAVEKGYINRSGRFVWRSHDNLKEISENRDGYGVK, from the coding sequence ATGTGTCTTCGGTTCAACTGGGCGGAGGCGCAGACCCCGCGATTCCCGATTGAGGTGAACGGGAAATTCGGTTATATCGATTCGTGGGGACGCGTCGCGATCCCTCCGGTGTACTCCAAAGGATCGCAATTCTCGGAAGGATACTGCAAGGAAGTTTTCGTCTCCTTCTACTGGTGGTTCTACAGGCACCTCACATATATCGACCCCAAAGGCGATTCAACCATCAACACCGACTACGTCGACGGAGGTAATTTCTCCGAGGGACTAACCAGGGTGCGAAACGCTACTTTCCTTGGCAGCGAAAAGTGGGGCTACATCGACACGACGGGTCACGAGATAATAGAGCCTCAGTATCTCGAGGCAGGCGACTTCCACGACGGCAGAGCTCGTGTGATGAAACGGTTCTCTATAAATCTTTTCAACGACGTTGAAAAATTCGGCTACATCGATAGAAGCGGCCGCCTGGTTGTAAACTACATTTATGACTCTGCGGGAGACTTCTCCGGTGGACTTGCGAATGTTACGTTGAACGGCAAGCGGGGGTTCATCGATACCACCGGCAAGATGATTATCGGACTCGATTACGACAGGGTGGGGAGTTTTTCTGGTGGGCTTGCCGCAGTCGACGTTGCCGGCAATTGGAAATACGTAAACACGAAAGGTGAGACGGTTATTCCCGGCCCATTTGTCAACGCGAGGGAATTTCACGACGGCCTCGCGCTGGTCGAGAGGGAAGGGACCTGGCGTTTTATCGACACTACCGGTGCCCAGCCGTTTGACATAAGGTTTGAGAATGCCCTCTTTTTTTCATCGGGTCTCGCTGCGGTCGAGGCGGATGGATTGTGGGGTTACATCGACACGCACGGAAACTTCGTGATCAAACCGCGGTTCATCGATGCGGACAGTTTCATAGGTGGTCTTGCACGGGCTGAAGACGCAGTCGAGAAGGGTTACATTAATCGCAGCGGCAGGTTTGTCTGGCGCTCGCATGATAATTTAAAAGAAATTTCAGAAAACAGGGATGGTTATGGCGTTAAATGA
- a CDS encoding CXXX repeat peptide maturase, giving the protein MKFLILPVDKSSVSFCFYANRYDPSEPEPIPKATIKTAVNFACTNGLTIHFLYGRTDPPSQYKRIIESINHVKIVPLTLAKKYPESIVVIDSEEIERVGNSGLDPGRNVIVRLSKEFLPQLAAILPRLFGIFQRLNLCIVGMESITEIELDLYGQQLLMLAESVSRYYRQGNIFELNLLSDRIVLDKMKNCDAGCEHFTVGPDGRLYLCPGFLYDDPDASVGSLEEGIHIPNPELLRLDHAPICSHCDAYQCMRCIYLNKKLTLEVNTPSHQQCVASHKERSGSEKILTILRDIPAFAGMKNIPPIDYDDPLILLRRSREQSSEGGYMIAKTPVMTDIRGQTNPLTRKTTEQTLNYKSDSAEQPSIAVLMKVLRNQEEILELLKKGAHPFMNTNKNDGNSNPEPTRKTTAALTKKIVGSVAPAERDEIRALFERKNGLTELFRSLSSLNEAELQSSALYERIVADMGDVSVRFQKWWDAMSKKYSWDNIPGYKWEIDFDSCEIYLEKQ; this is encoded by the coding sequence ATGAAATTCTTAATACTCCCGGTCGATAAGTCGTCTGTCTCGTTCTGTTTCTACGCTAATCGATATGATCCGTCAGAGCCGGAGCCAATTCCCAAAGCAACGATAAAGACTGCTGTAAATTTTGCATGCACGAACGGATTGACAATCCATTTTCTCTATGGAAGGACGGACCCTCCTTCGCAATATAAACGCATCATCGAAAGCATAAACCACGTAAAGATCGTCCCGCTGACTCTCGCTAAAAAATACCCTGAAAGTATCGTCGTCATCGACTCTGAAGAAATCGAGCGCGTCGGGAATTCCGGCCTTGACCCGGGACGAAACGTGATCGTTCGTTTGTCAAAGGAATTTCTCCCTCAGCTGGCAGCCATTCTTCCCCGCCTGTTCGGAATCTTCCAGAGACTCAATTTGTGCATCGTGGGGATGGAAAGCATTACCGAGATAGAACTCGATCTCTATGGCCAACAACTATTAATGCTCGCCGAGAGCGTATCCCGCTACTACCGTCAAGGTAATATTTTCGAACTGAACTTACTTTCGGATAGAATCGTTCTGGATAAGATGAAGAACTGTGATGCTGGTTGTGAACATTTCACCGTCGGTCCCGACGGTCGGTTGTATCTCTGCCCTGGTTTTCTTTATGACGATCCCGATGCATCCGTCGGTAGCCTTGAAGAAGGAATACATATACCCAATCCAGAGCTCCTCCGACTCGATCACGCTCCGATATGTTCTCATTGTGATGCTTACCAATGCATGCGTTGTATCTACCTCAATAAGAAATTAACCCTGGAAGTCAACACCCCTTCACACCAACAATGTGTCGCCTCGCACAAAGAGCGGAGCGGGTCGGAAAAAATTCTAACCATCCTACGGGATATACCCGCTTTCGCCGGTATGAAAAATATTCCGCCGATAGATTACGACGATCCCTTGATTCTGTTGCGACGATCTAGAGAACAATCTTCCGAGGGCGGATACATGATTGCGAAAACCCCGGTCATGACGGACATTCGTGGGCAAACCAATCCGCTCACACGCAAGACAACAGAGCAAACATTAAACTACAAGAGCGATTCCGCCGAGCAACCGTCAATAGCAGTCTTGATGAAAGTCCTCAGGAACCAGGAAGAAATTTTGGAATTATTGAAGAAAGGAGCGCACCCATTCATGAACACGAACAAAAATGACGGAAATTCAAATCCTGAACCTACACGGAAAACTACCGCGGCTTTGACAAAAAAAATAGTAGGTAGTGTGGCTCCGGCTGAACGGGACGAAATTCGAGCGCTATTCGAGAGAAAAAATGGATTAACGGAATTATTCCGCTCCCTCAGCAGCCTTAATGAGGCAGAGCTTCAGTCAAGCGCACTTTACGAAAGAATAGTTGCCGATATGGGGGATGTGAGTGTCCGATTTCAAAAGTGGTGGGATGCAATGAGCAAAAAATACTCCTGGGATAATATCCCCGGTTATAAATGGGAAATCGATTTCGATTCATGCGAGATTTATCTGGAGAAACAATAG
- the gyrA gene encoding DNA gyrase subunit A, translating to MALNEKVVPVDIEDEIRGSYIDYAMSVIVARALPDVRDGLKPAHRRVLFGMTELSLDYNKPYKKCARIVGEVLGKYHPHGDSAVYDTLVRMAQDFSMRYPLVDGQGNFGSIDGDSPAAMRYTEARLSRIAAEMLRDIEKNTVDFVPNFDESLKEPTVMPSLIPNLLVNGASGIAVGMATNIPPHNLSDVVDGIVALIKDSNTSDEKLIKIVKAPDFPTGGIIFGYEGVREAYKTGRGRIILRAKANIETTKSGRVNIVITEVPYQVNKASLIERIADLVREKKLEDISDIRDESDRDGIRVVVELKRDAEAQIVLNNLYKHTQMQTTFGVIMLALVDGVPKVLTLKQMMEKFIEHRHEVVVRRTKFDLDAAEKRAHILEGYKIALDNIDEVVRLIKKSKDPEDAKVNLMRKFKLSEIQAKAILALTLQRLTGLERKKIEDEYRETIKLIEKLRAILASKGIRMQTIRDELLELKKNFGDERRTEIVEKASEFSIEDMIAEEDVVMTITHNGFIKRYPVSGYRRQIRGGKGITAQTTREDDFVEHMFIASTHQYILFFTDKGRAYWLKVHEIPEGGRASRGRSIVNLIGKMPDEEITAFLPVKDFEEEIFITMVTKKGFVKRVALNEFSNPRKVGIIAIGLDKGDRLIDALLTSGKQDIIIGSKNGFALRFNEKDVRTMGRSARGVRGMNVSRADEVIGMIAMGRSDASVLVVTDKGFGKRSEVDEYTHRHRGGKGLITVKTSDRNGKLLAIKEVIDNDDIMIVTTKGFLIRQHVKDIRLAGRNTQGVRLIRLQGSDSIAAVARVIAEEDGGGNGSNGEQKDLFEEE from the coding sequence ATGGCGTTAAATGAAAAAGTGGTTCCGGTAGATATAGAAGATGAGATAAGGGGCTCTTACATCGATTACGCGATGTCCGTAATCGTCGCGAGGGCGCTCCCCGATGTGAGAGACGGTCTCAAACCCGCACACAGACGCGTCCTCTTCGGAATGACGGAACTGAGTCTCGATTACAACAAACCCTACAAGAAATGCGCGAGGATCGTCGGAGAGGTACTCGGTAAATATCATCCCCACGGCGACAGCGCAGTGTACGACACGCTCGTCAGGATGGCACAGGACTTTTCGATGCGTTACCCGCTCGTTGACGGGCAGGGAAACTTTGGATCCATCGACGGCGATTCACCCGCGGCAATGCGTTACACCGAGGCACGCCTCTCCAGGATCGCTGCCGAAATGCTCCGCGATATAGAAAAGAACACCGTCGATTTCGTTCCGAACTTCGACGAGTCGCTCAAAGAGCCGACCGTTATGCCGTCTCTCATTCCGAACCTCCTGGTCAACGGCGCAAGCGGAATCGCTGTCGGCATGGCGACGAACATTCCGCCGCACAATTTGAGCGATGTGGTCGACGGAATAGTGGCGCTCATTAAAGATTCCAACACGTCGGACGAAAAGCTGATCAAGATTGTGAAAGCACCCGATTTCCCGACGGGCGGAATCATATTCGGTTACGAGGGAGTCAGGGAAGCTTACAAAACCGGCCGCGGCAGGATTATCCTTCGCGCGAAGGCTAACATCGAGACGACCAAATCAGGGCGCGTGAACATCGTCATCACCGAAGTGCCGTACCAGGTAAACAAGGCGAGCCTCATCGAGAGAATTGCCGACCTCGTCCGCGAGAAGAAGCTCGAAGATATTTCTGATATCAGAGACGAATCGGACCGCGACGGCATCCGCGTCGTCGTGGAGCTAAAGCGGGACGCGGAAGCACAAATCGTTCTCAACAATCTTTACAAGCACACTCAGATGCAGACGACGTTCGGCGTGATCATGCTGGCGCTCGTGGACGGCGTGCCGAAAGTCCTCACGCTCAAGCAAATGATGGAGAAGTTCATCGAGCACCGCCACGAGGTGGTGGTGCGCAGGACGAAGTTCGACCTCGATGCTGCCGAGAAGAGGGCACACATACTCGAAGGATATAAGATTGCGCTCGACAACATCGATGAAGTTGTCCGGCTCATAAAGAAATCGAAGGATCCTGAGGACGCAAAGGTCAACCTGATGAGGAAATTCAAGCTCAGCGAGATTCAGGCCAAGGCGATCCTCGCGCTGACGCTGCAGAGACTGACGGGTCTTGAGAGAAAGAAGATCGAAGACGAGTACCGGGAGACGATAAAGCTGATCGAAAAATTGCGTGCAATTCTCGCCAGTAAGGGAATTCGGATGCAAACAATCCGCGACGAGCTCCTTGAACTCAAGAAGAACTTTGGAGACGAGAGAAGGACGGAGATTGTCGAGAAGGCATCCGAGTTCAGCATCGAAGATATGATCGCGGAAGAAGACGTCGTCATGACGATCACGCATAACGGATTCATCAAGCGTTACCCGGTGAGCGGTTACAGGCGCCAGATCCGCGGAGGAAAAGGGATCACCGCGCAGACGACCCGCGAAGACGATTTTGTCGAGCACATGTTCATCGCGTCGACACACCAGTATATCCTTTTCTTCACTGACAAGGGAAGGGCATACTGGCTCAAAGTTCACGAGATCCCTGAAGGCGGCCGCGCGTCGCGTGGAAGATCGATCGTGAACCTTATCGGGAAAATGCCCGACGAAGAGATTACCGCGTTCCTGCCGGTCAAAGACTTCGAAGAAGAAATCTTCATCACGATGGTGACGAAGAAGGGATTCGTGAAGAGGGTCGCGCTGAACGAGTTCTCAAATCCGCGGAAGGTTGGCATCATCGCGATCGGACTCGATAAGGGCGACAGGCTCATCGACGCGCTCCTGACAAGCGGCAAACAGGACATTATAATCGGGAGCAAGAACGGATTCGCTCTGAGGTTCAACGAGAAAGACGTGCGCACGATGGGCCGCAGCGCGCGTGGCGTAAGAGGAATGAACGTTTCACGGGCCGACGAGGTGATCGGCATGATTGCTATGGGAAGGTCCGATGCCAGCGTCCTCGTCGTCACCGATAAGGGATTCGGAAAGCGGAGCGAAGTCGACGAGTACACGCATCGTCACCGCGGCGGGAAGGGCCTGATCACCGTCAAGACAAGCGACAGGAACGGCAAGCTCCTCGCGATAAAGGAAGTGATCGACAACGACGATATAATGATCGTCACGACCAAGGGTTTCCTGATCCGTCAGCACGTGAAAGACATTCGACTTGCCGGCCGCAACACGCAGGGTGTGCGCCTCATCAGGCTGCAGGGAAGCGACTCGATCGCTGCCGTTGCGCGCGTCATCGCCGAGGAGGACGGCGGTGGGAACGGTTCGAACGGCGAGCAGAAGGATCTGTTCGAGGAAGAATGA